One segment of Clostridium ljungdahlii DSM 13528 DNA contains the following:
- a CDS encoding MBL fold metallo-hydrolase, which yields MTLNKIKGNTYYIDAPTNCGVFIFKNKNCLIVDTGINNTEAKKIENLLIENSLHPKYIINTHSHLDHCGGNLYFKKNYPGCLVYTSKLEKLFMENTEIFPSILSSSYPSRAFDRSNKPLEVDFILEYGINKLNDEKFNIVALPGHSIEQIGIVTPEKVCFLGDSIFSSEILDKYSFPYLYNIEDSILSLNKIKDIDADYFVISHSKKVLDKSEINSLVDKNIKNIDKYKNQILDLLDQPLTRENILEDITILNNLSLNFHEYHLNFGGISAFISYLYNEKLIDYSIEDGNLYYFKSN from the coding sequence ATGACTTTAAATAAGATAAAAGGAAATACCTATTACATAGATGCGCCCACTAACTGCGGAGTATTCATATTTAAAAATAAAAACTGCCTAATTGTAGATACAGGCATAAACAACACTGAAGCAAAAAAAATAGAGAATTTACTTATAGAAAATAGCCTGCATCCCAAGTACATAATAAATACACACAGCCACTTAGATCACTGTGGTGGAAACTTATACTTTAAGAAAAACTATCCAGGCTGTCTAGTATATACATCTAAATTAGAAAAATTATTTATGGAAAATACAGAGATCTTCCCATCTATTCTTTCCTCATCCTATCCTTCAAGAGCATTTGATAGGAGTAATAAACCTCTAGAGGTAGATTTCATTTTAGAATATGGCATAAATAAATTGAATGACGAGAAATTTAACATTGTTGCACTTCCTGGACATTCAATAGAGCAAATAGGAATAGTAACTCCTGAAAAGGTATGTTTCCTTGGAGATTCCATATTCAGCAGCGAGATACTGGATAAATACTCCTTCCCATACTTATATAATATAGAAGATAGTATCCTGTCATTGAATAAAATTAAGGACATAGATGCAGATTACTTTGTAATAAGCCACTCCAAAAAGGTACTGGATAAAAGCGAAATAAATTCTTTAGTGGATAAAAACATCAAAAATATAGATAAATATAAAAATCAAATTCTAGATCTTTTAGATCAACCGCTCACTAGAGAAAACATATTAGAAGACATAACCATTTTAAACAATTTATCTTTAAACTTTCATGAGTATCATTTGAATTTTGGAGGAATATCTGCATTCATATCCTATTTATACAATGAAAAGCTCATAGACTATTCTATAGAAGACGGTAACTTATATTATTTCAAGTCCAACTAA